A single Halarcobacter anaerophilus DNA region contains:
- a CDS encoding NlpC/P60 family protein, producing the protein MIKKVVFLSLFAAFITGCTSTNSKYVQSDKSIQDKIKKNNRKIELQRAEYVHNALMDFYNKWKGVKYKFGGDDRKGIDCSAFTQKVFKEKFDLDIPRTTRTQVKIGTTVKKSELELGDLIFFKTGRVDRHVGIYIGEGKFMHASIKGVKVTKLNKPFYKKAYWTSKRVIDQNPPYIASTTGI; encoded by the coding sequence ATGATTAAAAAAGTAGTTTTTTTATCTTTATTTGCTGCATTTATCACAGGGTGTACTTCAACAAACTCAAAATATGTACAAAGTGATAAAAGCATACAAGATAAAATAAAGAAGAACAATAGAAAAATAGAACTTCAAAGAGCAGAATATGTTCACAATGCTTTAATGGATTTCTATAACAAATGGAAAGGCGTAAAGTATAAGTTTGGAGGAGATGATAGAAAAGGAATCGACTGTTCGGCTTTTACACAAAAAGTTTTTAAAGAGAAATTTGATTTAGATATTCCAAGAACAACTAGAACTCAAGTTAAAATAGGAACAACTGTAAAAAAATCCGAGCTTGAATTAGGAGATTTGATTTTCTTTAAAACAGGAAGAGTTGATAGACATGTGGGGATTTATATAGGAGAGGGAAAATTTATGCATGCTTCAATAAAAGGGGTTAAAGTAACAAAACTAAATAAACCCTTTTATAAAAAAGCTTATTGGACTTCAAAAAGAGTTATAGATCAAAATCCACCGTATATAGCAAGCACGACAGGAATATAG
- a CDS encoding tellurium resistance protein TerC, with protein MNIQKLSGILIFASFLITVISYFLEDELSVFSGIFAWVALLFLFRKAANIKLLIVLLLLSISIFMYCLLNGFEVDFKRAILANQYLLTLLIGVGFLRLIATPKNEKVKELPKGENSFIKTYWGVHLFGSVINISSLILVADKLYKRAKFTKEQTILLTRAFSTDAFWSPFFVAFAAATTYAPNLVTSKILISGLVLTIIAFFVTLLDVKRNYNIEEFRGYPIQFDTLLLPFLLAALVLITNHYYPSLKVIVLISFFSIVLTSLILPLKVGIRKAIEQLNSHVSTDLPKMKNEISLFLVAGMFGVSVSCVLMAYNIEFPFEHFNAASGSVMLLVIILLSYVGIHPIISIAVIGNWTMGLNHTFLATIFLMAWSISVSTSPFSGVNLTMQARYDLNAVEIFKLNLFYGIKMYIFSVIILFVLANYLGL; from the coding sequence ATGAATATACAAAAATTATCGGGCATTTTGATTTTTGCCTCTTTTTTAATTACAGTAATTAGTTATTTTTTAGAAGATGAACTTTCGGTTTTTTCAGGAATTTTTGCTTGGGTTGCTTTACTTTTTCTTTTTAGAAAAGCTGCAAATATAAAACTTTTGATTGTTTTACTGCTTCTGTCGATTTCAATTTTTATGTACTGCCTTTTAAACGGTTTTGAAGTAGATTTTAAAAGAGCAATCTTAGCAAATCAATACTTGCTTACACTTCTTATTGGAGTAGGTTTTTTAAGACTTATAGCAACGCCTAAAAATGAAAAAGTAAAAGAGCTTCCAAAAGGAGAGAACTCTTTTATAAAAACCTATTGGGGAGTACATCTTTTCGGTTCGGTTATAAATATCTCTTCTTTGATTTTAGTAGCCGATAAGCTTTATAAAAGGGCAAAATTTACAAAAGAGCAAACAATACTTTTAACAAGAGCTTTCTCTACAGATGCTTTTTGGTCTCCTTTTTTCGTGGCTTTTGCAGCCGCAACTACATATGCTCCTAATTTAGTAACGTCAAAAATTTTAATTTCAGGGCTTGTTTTAACTATAATAGCTTTTTTTGTAACACTTTTAGATGTTAAAAGAAATTATAATATAGAAGAGTTTCGAGGTTATCCAATACAGTTTGATACGCTGCTTTTACCTTTTTTACTGGCTGCTTTGGTTTTAATAACAAATCATTATTATCCAAGTTTAAAAGTGATTGTTTTAATCTCTTTTTTCTCTATTGTTTTAACAAGTTTGATACTTCCTTTAAAAGTGGGAATAAGAAAAGCAATAGAGCAGTTAAACTCTCATGTAAGCACGGATTTACCTAAAATGAAAAATGAAATTTCACTGTTTTTAGTAGCAGGAATGTTTGGAGTTAGCGTAAGTTGCGTTTTAATGGCATATAATATTGAGTTTCCTTTTGAACATTTTAATGCCGCAAGCGGTTCTGTTATGCTGCTTGTAATTATACTTTTATCATACGTGGGTATTCACCCTATTATTTCAATTGCCGTAATAGGAAACTGGACAATGGGGTTAAATCACACCTTTTTAGCTACAATATTTCTAATGGCTTGGTCGATTTCCGTTTCAACATCACCTTTTAGCGGAGTAAATCTAACAATGCAGGCAAGATATGATTTAAATGCAGTAGAGATATTTAAACTAAATCTTTTTTATGGAATAAAAATGTATATTTTTTCTGTAATAATTCTATTTGTCCTGGCAAACTATTTAGGACTTTAA
- a CDS encoding NlpC/P60 family protein produces MFKNCLKFIFLLLILILQGCSSKYDSIDYKTINNKPSESLDYNKIYNNLLTQYKNWEGVKYKYGGYSKKGIDCSAFVQKTFKEKLNFNLPRTTYMQLKIGEDISPEDLATGDLLFFKTGFKTNHVGIYLKNGRFMHVSTKKGVIISRLDNPYFSKHLWKIRRVLY; encoded by the coding sequence GTGTTTAAAAACTGTTTGAAATTTATCTTTTTACTGCTTATTCTGATACTACAAGGCTGTAGCAGCAAGTATGATTCTATCGATTATAAAACTATAAATAACAAACCCTCTGAATCTTTAGATTATAATAAAATATATAATAATTTACTTACACAATATAAAAACTGGGAAGGCGTAAAGTATAAATACGGCGGTTATTCAAAAAAAGGAATTGACTGCTCTGCTTTTGTACAAAAAACCTTTAAAGAGAAATTAAACTTTAATCTTCCAAGAACCACTTATATGCAGCTTAAAATAGGAGAAGACATCAGTCCCGAAGATTTAGCTACGGGAGATTTACTATTTTTTAAAACGGGTTTTAAAACAAATCATGTGGGTATATATCTAAAAAACGGAAGATTTATGCATGTATCTACAAAAAAAGGCGTAATTATTTCAAGACTTGATAATCCTTATTTTTCCAAACATTTATGGAAAATAAGAAGAGTCTTATATTAA
- a CDS encoding 4Fe-4S dicluster domain-containing protein encodes MFKSIVESFTNIFKKPVTKNYPAETIKHFPKYRGLIVYDVNECIFCDKCEKVCPPKAIVFHQNEDGTKEYNYNEYLCIYCGECVRNCPKTDQALTHSENKPEIGIKDNFLVTNWKKLYNDAKQSRIDYKNLKKAKKEESS; translated from the coding sequence ATGTTTAAATCAATAGTTGAATCTTTTACAAATATTTTTAAAAAACCCGTAACAAAAAACTATCCGGCTGAAACTATTAAACATTTTCCAAAATATAGAGGTTTGATTGTTTATGATGTAAATGAGTGTATTTTTTGTGATAAATGCGAGAAAGTCTGTCCTCCCAAAGCCATAGTTTTTCATCAAAATGAAGACGGCACAAAAGAGTATAATTATAATGAATATCTTTGTATCTATTGCGGTGAATGCGTTAGAAACTGCCCAAAAACAGATCAAGCCTTAACTCATAGCGAAAATAAACCGGAAATTGGAATAAAAGACAATTTTCTTGTGACAAACTGGAAAAAACTCTACAATGATGCAAAACAGAGCAGAATTGATTATAAAAATCTTAAAAAAGCTAAAAAAGAGGAGTCCTCTTAA
- a CDS encoding AEC family transporter — MKILFIILGKIFPLYLTIFAGYILARYFKIKREHIAFLLIYILGPIVIFFAVLSININFQLIFLPLFIFLFGSLIAFYILKKYKNEWKDASVNTLAFTCGTGNTGYFGIPLAMILLEPNSANIFIFGTLASLLYENTTGFFVTAKGNFTARQSIMKVLKLPLLYAFIAGVSFNILGFRTPEFIVPYFENFKWAYGLLGMMMLGMGMKGFNLNEDFDKKYIKISYFFKFIFWPGVILALIFIDKTFINFLNDEIYRVMFLFSIVPLAGNTVTLAVLLKAKPEKASFTVLLSTLISVIYIPVVLAIYGGF, encoded by the coding sequence TTGAAAATTTTATTTATAATTTTAGGAAAAATTTTTCCTTTGTATTTGACTATTTTTGCAGGATATATCCTTGCTAGATATTTTAAAATAAAAAGAGAACATATAGCTTTTCTTCTTATTTATATATTAGGTCCCATTGTAATATTTTTTGCCGTATTATCTATCAATATAAATTTTCAATTGATTTTTCTTCCTCTGTTTATTTTCCTTTTTGGAAGTTTAATTGCTTTTTATATTTTAAAAAAGTATAAAAACGAGTGGAAAGATGCCAGCGTAAATACTTTGGCATTTACCTGCGGAACGGGAAATACCGGATATTTTGGAATTCCTCTTGCTATGATTTTACTTGAACCTAATAGTGCAAATATTTTTATTTTCGGGACTTTAGCTTCACTTCTTTATGAAAATACGACAGGTTTTTTCGTAACCGCAAAAGGGAATTTTACTGCAAGACAATCTATTATGAAAGTTTTAAAACTGCCTCTTTTATATGCTTTTATAGCAGGAGTCTCTTTTAATATTTTAGGTTTTAGAACGCCAGAGTTTATCGTTCCTTATTTTGAAAATTTCAAATGGGCTTACGGTTTGCTTGGAATGATGATGCTTGGAATGGGAATGAAAGGTTTTAATCTAAATGAAGATTTTGACAAAAAATATATAAAAATATCATACTTCTTTAAATTTATTTTTTGGCCGGGAGTCATCTTGGCTTTGATTTTTATAGATAAAACTTTTATTAATTTTTTAAATGATGAAATCTATAGAGTAATGTTTCTTTTCTCTATTGTTCCCCTTGCAGGCAATACTGTAACTTTGGCGGTATTATTAAAAGCAAAACCCGAAAAAGCCTCTTTTACCGTTTTGCTTTCAACACTGATTTCTGTTATCTATATTCCTGTCGTGCTTGCTATATACGGTGGATTTTGA
- a CDS encoding SIMPL domain-containing protein encodes MTNLNTKSMFTLGIFIFLGLSSLGYFISSSVVKFKQYDRSVTVKGLSQKEYKADIVLWPIKFVLPDNDFFKLNENIEKNTKIILDFLKNNGVTDDEITVQSPSITDRLASDYSNSRNFEYRYLGKRTINIYSKNVDKIRETISKLNELTKEGIVFKIDDYDTRIEYIFTKLNEVKPLMIEESTKKAREVALKFAKDSSSKLGKIKKARQGQFSITNRDKNTPYIKTVRVVSTVEYYLSD; translated from the coding sequence ATGACGAATTTAAATACAAAATCAATGTTTACCCTGGGAATTTTTATTTTTTTAGGCTTAAGTTCATTAGGATATTTTATCTCTTCTAGCGTAGTTAAGTTTAAACAGTACGATAGATCTGTTACCGTAAAAGGTCTTTCTCAAAAAGAGTATAAAGCCGATATTGTTTTATGGCCTATAAAGTTTGTTCTTCCCGATAACGACTTTTTTAAATTAAATGAAAATATTGAAAAAAATACGAAAATCATACTTGATTTTTTAAAAAATAATGGCGTAACAGATGATGAAATAACAGTTCAATCTCCTTCTATAACCGATAGACTGGCAAGTGATTACTCAAACAGCAGAAATTTTGAATATAGATATTTAGGAAAAAGAACAATAAATATATATTCAAAAAACGTTGATAAAATAAGGGAAACTATTTCCAAACTAAATGAGTTGACAAAAGAGGGTATTGTTTTTAAAATTGATGATTATGATACACGAATTGAGTATATTTTTACAAAATTAAATGAAGTAAAACCTTTGATGATAGAAGAGTCTACAAAAAAAGCAAGAGAAGTAGCTTTAAAGTTTGCAAAAGATTCAAGCAGTAAATTAGGAAAAATCAAAAAAGCCAGACAAGGACAGTTTAGTATTACTAACAGAGATAAAAACACTCCTTATATAAAAACAGTCAGGGTTGTTTCTACCGTTGAGTATTATTTAAGCGATTAA